In Mytilus edulis chromosome 7, xbMytEdul2.2, whole genome shotgun sequence, a single genomic region encodes these proteins:
- the LOC139483577 gene encoding uncharacterized protein, with the protein MASFSNSCGVCDLRHITKPSVVWCTECDEGLCKDCQEHHSLSKSSRNHKTIGIEEYQKLPSDILRITQNCVKHQEKFIIYCRIHESPCCGKCVIESHKECRDIENLDDVIKNIKTSSTVYEIEETLVEVAENLQKIRQHQQKNLSTLKEKRKEIEKDIRKTRATINNHLDKLQEDLLKQLNAVEEKENLNICQLLSTLEKKEKEISDKKRNIANIKQYATELQVFLSIKQIGEDISRKDDILNSLLQEDNLKNHSLKYKLNTAFQNILTDIKSFGDIHIEAKPCEIVLTWKKTRQSQIIVPVLQTRSIENIKLKLNNTIKNIGNRIFGCCSLTDGRMAFTYYNESAVKVFSDTGFKVFEVKTPCYAFDVVYISQDNALAVTSGCSPKKCITIIDLEKKVIKKTITLDSYNYGITLKDVLLGFSANIDIGPIKDISLMKMECT; encoded by the coding sequence ATGGCCTCCTTCTCCAACAGTTGTGGTGTGTGTGACCTCCGACACATTACTAAACCATCCGTAGTCTGGTGTACGGAATGTGACGAAGGACTTTGTAAAGACTGTCAGGAACACCATAGTTTGTCCAAGTCATCAAGAAACCACAAAACCATTGGAATTGAGGAATACCAGAAATTACCTAGTGATATACTAAGGATCACTCAAAATTGTGTCAAACACCAAGAAAAGTTTATTATTTATTGCCGGATTCATGAAAGTCCCTGCTGTGGAAAGTGTGTAATTGAAAGCCACAAAGAATGCCGGGATATCGAAAATCTAGATGatgtcataaaaaatatcaaaacatcaaGTACCGTCTACGAGATCGAAGAAACATTGGTTGAAGTAGccgaaaatttacagaaaatccGTCAACACCAACAAAAAAATCTGTCGACAttaaaagagaaaagaaaagaaattgagAAAGATATTCGAAAGACCAGAGCAACGATCAACAACCATCTAGACAAACTACAGGAAGATTTATTGAAACAACTTAATGCcgttgaagaaaaagaaaacttaaatatttgtcaGTTGTTGTCTACAttagaaaagaaagaaaaggaAATATCAGAtaaaaagagaaacattgcaAACATAAAACAGTATGCAACAGAACTTCAGGTGTTTCTTTCAATTAAGCAAATAGGAGAAGACATATCTAGGAAAGATGATATCCTGAACTCACTACTCCAAGAAGACAATTTAAAGAATCATTCTCTAAAATACAAACTCAACACTGCTTTTCAGAACATCTTGACCGATATCAAAAGTTTTGGAGATATCCACATTGAAGCAAAACCATGCGAAATTGTTCTTACGTGGAAGAAGACCAGACAATCACAAATAATTGTACCAGTACTTCAAACAAGATCCATTGAAAATATCAAACTGAAACtgaacaatacaataaaaaatataggaaaTCGCATTTTTGGCTGCTGCTCGCTAACAGATGGTAGGATGGCGTTCACTTACTACAACGAATCTGCAGTAAAAGTATTTAGCGATACAGGATTTAAAGTCTTCGAGGTCAAGACCCCGTGCTACGCGTTTGATGTAGTGTATATCAGTCAGGACAATGCATTAGCTGTTACATCTGGATGTTCACCGAAGAAATGTATTACCATTATAGACTTGGagaaaaaagtaataaagaaaacaattacacTGGATTCGTATAATTATGGAATAACACTGAAAGATGTATTATTAGGGTTCAGCGCAAACATTGACATAGGGCCAATTAAAGATATCAGTTTAATGAAAATGGAATGTACTTAA